The Heyndrickxia vini genome contains a region encoding:
- the dhaM gene encoding dihydroxyacetone kinase phosphoryl donor subunit DhaM: MNNVGIVLISHSSKIVEGIKDILAQVVNNVPIGTAGGTDENEIGTSIEKIVKAIEQVHNEKGVILLYDLGSAMMNAELANELTGYKNIKIAENIPLVEGAYIAAVESSIGNDIDKIIRSIRESF, translated from the coding sequence ATGAATAATGTTGGTATTGTCCTTATCTCACACAGTTCAAAAATTGTTGAGGGCATTAAAGATATTCTTGCACAGGTTGTGAATAATGTCCCAATTGGTACAGCCGGAGGAACGGACGAAAATGAAATAGGTACGAGTATTGAAAAAATAGTAAAAGCAATCGAGCAAGTCCATAATGAAAAAGGGGTCATACTCCTATATGACCTTGGTAGTGCCATGATGAACGCAGAACTTGCTAATGAACTAACAGGCTATAAAAATATAAAAATAGCAGAAAATATTCCATTAGTAGAAGGAGCCTATATAGCAGCAGTCGAATCTAGTATAGGAAATGACATTGACAAAATCATCCGCAGTATACGCGAGTCCTTTTAA